In the genome of Xanthobacteraceae bacterium, one region contains:
- a CDS encoding winged helix-turn-helix transcriptional regulator — MDKKAVIEGFSALAQDTRLTAFRYLVNCSPKGRNAGEVARHCKVPHNTMSTHLAILERAGLVDSEKAGREVIYSADISGLRGLVNYLAKGCCGGRPKICGEVFAGATCAPARKTERLRG, encoded by the coding sequence ATGGACAAGAAAGCGGTAATCGAAGGTTTCTCCGCGCTGGCGCAGGACACGCGGCTGACCGCGTTCCGGTATCTGGTGAATTGCTCGCCGAAGGGGAGGAACGCGGGCGAGGTCGCGCGGCACTGCAAGGTGCCTCACAACACCATGTCCACGCACCTCGCCATTCTCGAACGCGCAGGGTTGGTCGATTCCGAAAAGGCAGGACGGGAAGTGATCTACTCCGCCGACATTTCCGGCCTGCGCGGTCTGGTCAATTATCTCGCCAAGGGCTGTTGCGGCGGCCGCCCGAAAATTTGCGGCGAAGTATTTGCGGGCGCCACCTGCGCGCCCGCGCGGAAAACGGAGCGTCTGCGTGGATAA
- a CDS encoding arsenate reductase ArsC, producing MDKPYNVLFLCTHNSARSVIAEAIMNRIGAGKFVAYSAGSQPRGAINPNTLNLLNKLGYDTSNFRSKSWDEFAKPGAPEIDFIFTVCDDAAGEVCPVWPGKPLTAHWGVADPSAVKGSELEVALAFQEAYRLLYRRIQLFAALPIRGLDTMTLKARLRAIGREEGATEKAMSAT from the coding sequence GTGGATAAGCCTTACAACGTATTGTTTCTGTGCACGCACAATTCGGCGCGCTCGGTGATCGCGGAAGCGATCATGAACAGGATCGGCGCCGGCAAATTCGTGGCCTACAGCGCGGGCAGCCAGCCGCGCGGCGCGATCAATCCGAATACGCTCAATCTGCTGAACAAGCTCGGCTACGATACGAGCAACTTCCGCTCGAAATCGTGGGACGAATTCGCGAAGCCGGGCGCGCCCGAAATCGACTTCATCTTCACCGTCTGCGACGACGCGGCGGGAGAGGTTTGCCCGGTCTGGCCGGGAAAACCGCTGACCGCGCATTGGGGCGTGGCCGATCCTTCCGCGGTGAAGGGAAGCGAACTCGAAGTCGCGCTCGCGTTTCAGGAAGCCTATCGGCTGCTGTATCGCCGCATCCAACTGTTCGCGGCGCTGCCCATTCGCGGGCTGGATACGATGACGCTGAAGGCGCGGCTGCGCGCGATCGGCCGCGAAGAGGGCGCGACCGAAAAAGCAATGAGTGCGACGTGA